One Drosophila kikkawai strain 14028-0561.14 chromosome 3L, DkikHiC1v2, whole genome shotgun sequence genomic window carries:
- the CkIIalpha-i1 gene encoding uncharacterized protein CkIIalpha-i1: MPNENSCKLCLVDQALEFDLEKSSYKSVSNLLQRLFDCYNIDVSILGESPCLCKKCFEGVLQISQQLEKWSNAQKVLQKTALDIAVKREPTSSLWDAIDDAEFIAEDETLKSNEFEFLNKKEPQSEDYTFLDEEDLAFFNMDVEFLKVEEPQTEDVEHQAEDVSAKVYEELFGIEEIQNKSTDSLNWRMTPHQFFSVCLEPDGLAIAVLFKDKTPQRSIRMLCTCCNQVFPTVSKIRKHSLVSRAHPEY; encoded by the exons atgcCGAATGAAAATAGTTGCAAATTGTGCCTGGTGGACCAGGCTCTTGAGTTCGACCTGGAGAAGTCTTCGTATAAGTCTGTAAGCAACCTACTACAAAGGCTCTTCGACTGCTACAACATAGAT GTCTCCATCCTGGGAGAGAGCCCTTGCCTTTGCAAAAAGTGTTTCGAAGGGGTTCTACAAATAAGCCAACAACTTGAGAAATGGAGCAATGCCCAGAAGGTCCTGCAGAAGACCGCCCTGGACATTGCTGTCAAAAGGGAACCAACATCTTCATTATGGGATGCAATTGATGATGCAGAATTCATAGCGGAGGACGAAACTCTCAAATCGAACGAATTTGAATTTCTCAACAAGAAAGAACCACAATCAGAAGACTATACATTTCTCGACGAGGAAGACTTGGCATTCTTCAATATGGACGTAGAATTTCTCAAGGTGGAAGAACCCCAAACAGAGGACGTTGAACATCAGGCTGAGGACGTGTCTGCCAAAGTTTATGAGGAACTATTTGGAATCGAGGAGATTCAAAATAAATCTACAGACTCTTTGAATTGGAGGATGACTCCGCACCAATTCTTTTCCGTTTGCCTGGAACCAGATGGCTTGGCAATAGCCGTATTGTTCAAGGATAAGACTCCACAGAGGAGCATTCGTATGTTGTGCACCTGCTGCAACCAGGTGTTTCCTACTGTGTCCAAAATCAGGAAACACAGTTTGGTGAGCCGTGCACATCCAGAGTATTAG